Proteins encoded in a region of the Raphanus sativus cultivar WK10039 chromosome 8, ASM80110v3, whole genome shotgun sequence genome:
- the LOC108821000 gene encoding uncharacterized protein LOC108821000, giving the protein MDPTPTHGNLVEEREELMALPNESNNRPITKKSHLLKPHVDGSEPFLPPPPPRVKSSPLTLSFSGWRLPNEKFNSWFRKMSALHKPIWIQSGIFQAIKASTYKIRKNPSLILSLAQRWSPETKTFVFPWGEATITLEDVALLLGFSVVGSSVYTPLETSETKDSVSRLEKRRKESVKSDRVKQASWISSSFEDDQMEHEAFLVFWLSNFVFPHKKGYSISKDVFSVAVRLARGERIALAPAVLASIYRDLGKVRALASTHSVVDVKSLFKLVQVWIWERFKSIGPRPNVILFGEPRIARWSGLRQRGEEVRLFLVDDFDWRPYTKPLRNWNPPRFYNEKAKRMSDDDEFDRCVRVSKLDGLGVMEDYYPNRVAMQFGLAQDPPTNHRSNFREKEDYNRPIDGSKKHIPSRLTTASASAARYRDLWMKSVKEPTETFNASNKRDDDDDDDDDDDVPLKVLPLSQVFQKLADDKKKAEELTNKKRKLASHEDDNENAMDCFQTLDEEDDDNVTVAQRIKCRKKCGDAKDTGAQRMNLEVDCNVSGLSQKQKLAIGDEHNNYSDSVVASGAVDEMEEDDNNIIAQIVKLTKKCDNTEGGDYGFGGPEVDDNVSGLPQKLACGDETVALPEIERMSVENDEIISSSDPLVASNGIIAEKEEEEEEEEEVDDERLNQRKLGKDEVAMKLEARMLKVEKTLAKIRQWKMGKNQTKTPVSA; this is encoded by the coding sequence atgGATCCAACACCCACTCATGGAAACCTTGTTGAAGAGAGGGAAGAGCTCATGGCTCTTCCCAATGAGAGTAACAACCGACCCATCACAAAAAAATCCCATCTTTTGAAACCCCATGTTGATGGGTCTGAACCTttccttcctcctcctcctcctcgcgTAAAGTCTTCACCTTTGACCCTTTCCTTCTCCGGGTGGAGGCTACCGAACGAAAAGTTCAACTCTTGGTTTCGAAAAATGTCAGCTTTACACAAACCCATCTGGATACAATCCGGAATCTTCCAAGCAATCAAAGCCTCCACTTACAAAATCCGCAAAAACCCCTCTCTGATCCTCTCCCTCGCTCAGAGATGGAGCCCTGAGACCAAAACCTTCGTGTTCCCTTGGGGTGAAGCCACGATAACCCTCGAGGACGTGGCCCTTCTTCTGGGCTTCTCCGTCGTGGGCTCCTCTGTTTACACTCCACTCGAAACCTCAGAGACGAAAGACTCGGTTTCGAGACTCGAGAAGCGAAGAAAGGAGAGTGTGAAGAGTGACCGTGTGAAGCAGGCTTCATGGATCTCCTCAAGCTTTGAGGATGATCAGATGGAGCACGAGGCTTTCCTCGTGTTTTGGCTTTCCAACTTTGTGTTTCCTCATAAAAAGGGATATTCTATTTCGAAAGATGTGTTCTCCGTCGCTGTTCGTTTAGCTAGAGGTGAAAGGATAGCTCTTGCGCCTGCTGTTCTGGCTAGCATCTACCGAGATTTGGGGAAAGTTCGTGCTTTAGCGTCTACTCATAGTGTTGTTGATGTTAAGTCTCTGTTTAAGTTGGTCCAAGTGTGGATATGGGAGAGGTTCAAGAGCATTGGACCGAGACCGAATGTGATACTGTTCGGTGAGCCTAGGATTGCTCGGTGGAGTGGTCTGAGACAGAGAGGTGAGGAGGTGAGATTGTTTCTTGTTGATGATTTTGATTGGCGTCCTTATACTAAACCTTTGAGGAACTGGAACCCACCGAGGTTTTACAATGAAAAGGCTAAGAGAAtgagtgatgatgatgagtttgATCGTTGTGTGAGAGTTTCCAAGCTTGATGGGCTTGGTGTTATGGAGGATTACTATCCGAATCGAGTTGCAATGCAGTTTGGATTGGCTCAGGATCCTCCTACTAATCATAGAAGTAACTTCAGAGAGAAGGAGGATTACAATAGGCCTATTGATGGTTCAAAGAAACACATCCCTTCTCGCCTTACCACAGCTTCTGCTTCTGCTGCCAGATACAGAGACCTGTGGATGAAGTCAGTGAAAGAACCAACTGAGACTTTCAATGCAAGCAATAAaagggatgatgatgatgacgatgatgatgatgatgatgtgcCTCTTAAGGTACTACCATTGAGCCAAGTCTTTCAAAAGTTAGCAGATGATAAGAAGAAAGCTGAGGAATTGACAAACAAGAAACGCAAGCTAGCTAGTCATGAGGATGACAACGAGAATGCTATGGATTGTTTTCAAACActagatgaagaagatgacgaTAACGTTACCGTTGCTCAGAGAATCAAATGCAGAAAGAAGTGTGGTGATGCAAAGGATACTGGAGCTCAGAGAATGAATCTTGAAGTGGATTGCAATGTTTCAGGTCTTTCTCAGAAGCAGAAGCTTGCTATTGGAGATGAACACAACAACTATTCAGACTCTGTTGTTGCTTCTGGTGCAGTAGATGAGATGGAAGAAGATGATAACAATATCATTGCTCAGATTGTCAAGCTTACAAAAAAGTGTGACAACACTGAAGGAGGAGACTACGGTTTTGGTGGACCTGAAGTGGATGACAATGTTTCAGGCCTTCCTCAAAAGCTTGCTTGTGGAGATGAAACTGTAGCACTGCCAGAAATAGAGAGAATGAGTGTAGAGAATGATGAAATCATCAGCTCTTCAGATCCTCTAGTTGCTTCTAATGGAATAATAGctgagaaggaagaagaagaagaagaagaagaagaagttgatgaTGAGAGACTGAACCAGAGAAAACTTGGAAAAGATGAGGTAGCAATGAAGCTGGAAGCACGCATGTTGAAGGTTGAGAAGACTTTGGCGAAGATTAGACAATGGAAGATGggaaaaaaccaaaccaaaactccAGTTTCTGCTTAG